One part of the Rutidosis leptorrhynchoides isolate AG116_Rl617_1_P2 chromosome 1, CSIRO_AGI_Rlap_v1, whole genome shotgun sequence genome encodes these proteins:
- the LOC139894203 gene encoding uncharacterized protein At5g01610-like, with amino-acid sequence MASSQVCLILLLALITISASASSATPSIYDKLREYGLPPGILPDSVSSYSLDKETSIFEISLKKECYVKKDYLVYFAPKITGKISKGQITELYGVQVQTYVLWIPTWVSIYEIKVFRNKVQLTVPMKTVDVNIADFEEIPTCQGNSLAACNDQSNVINPLPLIEAN; translated from the exons ATGGCATCTTCCCAAGTGTGTCTCATCCTCCTACTAGCCTTAATCACCATTTCGGCTTCGGCCAGCTCTGCAACCCCCTCGATATACGATAAGCTACGTGAATACGGTCTGCCTCCCGGTATCTTACCAGATTCAGTCTCATCTTACTCCCTAGACAAAGAAACTTCCATCTTCGAAATATCCCTTAAGAAAGAATGTTACGTCAAGaaggattatttagtttactttgccCCCAAGATTACTGGAAAGATCAGCAAAGGTCAGATCACCGAGTTATACGGTGTTCAGGTCCAAACCTATGTTTTGTGGATACCAACTTGGGTAAGTATTTATGAAATCAAAGTTTTTCGTAATAAAGTCCAGTTAACTGTTCCAATGAAGACGGTGGACGTCAATATCGCTGATTTTGAGGAGATTCCAACTTGCCAAGGTAACTCGCTTGCTGCATGCAACGATCAGTCCAACGTTATCAATCCG CTTCCACTCATCGAAGCAAACTGA